From the Kogia breviceps isolate mKogBre1 chromosome 3, mKogBre1 haplotype 1, whole genome shotgun sequence genome, one window contains:
- the ARHGAP12 gene encoding rho GTPase-activating protein 12 isoform X18, with product MASKDKSSKKNVFELKTRQGTELLIQSDNDAVINEWFKVLSSTISNQQQVVEPEEAIEEDTPDSPGIEKHDKEKDHKDLKKLRSTKVSSIDSSEQKKTKKNLKKFLTRRPTLQAVREKGYIKDQVFGANLADLCQRENGAVPRFVKLCIEHVDQYGLDVDGIYRVSGNLAVIQKLRFTVNHDEKLDLKDSKWEDIHVITGALKMFFRELPEPLFTFNHFNDFVNAIKQEPRQRVSAVKDLIKQLPKPNQDTMQTLFRHLKRVIENGEKNRMTYQSIAIVFGPTLLKPEKETGNIAVHTVYQNQIVELILLEINSIFGR from the exons ATGGCTTCAAAGGATAAATCCAGCAAAAAGAATGTATTTGAG CTGAAAACCCGTCAAGGAACAGAACTGCTGATTCAGTCTGATAATGACGCTGTTATCAATGAGTGGTTTAAAGTTCTTAGTAGCACTATCAGTAATCAG CAACAGGTGGTAGAACCCGAAGAAGCGATTGAGGAGGATACACCAGATTCACCAGGCATAGAAAAGCACGATAAAGAAAAGGACCATAAGGATCTGAAGAAATTGCGCT CCACGAAAGTGTCTAGCATAGATTcttcagaacagaaaaaaaccaagaaaaacttAAAGAAATTTCTTACACGACGCCCCACTTTGCAAGCTGTTCGTGAAAAAGGTTATATTAAAG ATCAGGTATTTGGAGCCAATCTTGCTGATCTGTGTCAGAGGGAGAACGGCGCAGTGCCAAGATTTGTGAAATTGTGCATTGAACACGTTGACCAATACG GGTTGGACGTTGATGGGATTTATAGAGTTAGCGGCAACCTTGCAGTGATCCAGAAGCTGAGGTTTACAGTCAATCATG atgagaaattGGACTTGAAGGATAGTAAATGGGAAGATATTCATGTCATCACTGGAGCACTGAAAATGTTTTTTCGAGAATTACCAGAACCTCTTTTtacatttaatcattttaatgatTTTGTTAATGCAATTA AACAAGAACCAAGACAGCGTGTCTCTGCTGTGAAGGATCTAATCAAACAGTTGCCAAAGCCAAATCAGGACACAATGCAGACTCTGTTTAGACATCTCAAAAG agttatagaaaatggagaaaaaaacagaatgacGTATCAGAGTATAGCAATTGTGTTTGGTCCTACTCTGCTAAAGCCAGAGAAGGAGACGGGCAACATAGCAGTTCATACCGTCTACCAGAATCAGATCGTAGAGTTAATCCTTCTCGAGATAAATTCCATCTTCGGACGTTGA